GACGGGAAAGCCGATGTTGATGTGATAGAGCATCATATGTTCGGTGTCCGCAAAACCGAGATTCTCCACTGCATCATGGATGGAAAATGACGCCGCACCGGCACGGGCGGTAATGGTACGTGTGAGCGCCACATTCTCGCCGAACAAGGTCACCTCGCGCATAGTCCCCTGCACCGTGATGATATACTCATCGCCATCCCATCTGCCCCCGTAGGAGACATTCCTTGCCGGTGTATACGATACGCGGCCGTGAAGACCGAGCGTTCTCTCTCCGTCGGTGCATGGCGCCCCGGCATAGGTCAGCCCGCAGGTGGTAAGAAGCCCGCTGTAGAATCCGCGGAGCCACCCCAATCCCTCCGGCTCATAGAACGATGCATGCTGAAATCCGGTGCCCGAGATGAACGACAGGGGCGTCCCGTTGTATGACGCATACCCTATATCCATGCCGCGGCCGGGGAGTACGGTGAAGCGAAGCGCCCCTGCACGAACATCGAGCGCGGTCACCCCTTTTTCCGGTCCATCGATAAGTTCAGCGGCGGTCACCCCCGCTATCTGCGATATATCGCCGACACGGCGGAGCAACTCATCGCGGCGATGATCTTTTCCCTGGAACAGCATGTCACAACTCCTACATAATAATGCCTACGCAAGCGGCAATGTCTGCTCGTTCTCATCGCGTACGCCCACGGGGCGTATCTTCCTGTGGAGCACGTTCATCTCGCGGTCCGTCTGATACGCGATGCAGTCGATGATGCGCACGGCAAGATCGTCGCTCGCAGCATCGGTCCTGAAATGACGTACTATCATCGACGGGTTCTCCCTGAAATAATCGAAGACATCGCTTACGATGCCGCAGGCTACCTCAACGTCGGCGAGGAATTGCGGGCTCTCGTACACGCGCGCGAACATGAAGGCGCGCAGTTCTTCGGTGGCGTCCATGATATTCGCCGCCATGGCGATATGCGGCTTCTCCATGCTCGCGATTATCACCGCACGCACCATGGTGTCGATGCGTTCCGAATACCGCTCGCCGAGAACACGCTTCGTCGACGCCGGGAGCTCCTCCCCCGATAGTATGCCGTAGCGTATCGCGTCATCGATATCGTGATTGACATAGGCAATGGAGTCGCAGACGCGCACTATCTCCGCTTCCGTCGTCAACGGATAGCGGCTCTCGTCTATCATCCTGCCTTTGCCTTTCGTGTGATTGAGTATGCCGTCGCGCACCTCTTCGGTAAGATTAAGCCCTTCGCCGCGCTCGAGCATATCGACGACACGAAGGCTCTGTTTGCTGTGATGGAACCCGCCGCCGATGATGCGGTTTATCGCCTTCTCCCCCGCATGGCCGAACGGCGTGTGCCCAAGATCGTGACCGAGGGCTATCGCTTCGGTGAGGTCTTCGTTGAGGCGCAGCGCTCTGGCGATGGTGCGTGCAAGCTGCGTCACCTCAAGGGTATGCGTAAGCCGCGTACGGAACGCCCCGTCCACGGCGGAGAGTATGACCTGCGTTTTATCCTTGAGGCGACGGAAGTATTCGCTGTGAATGATGCGGTCGCGGTCGTGCATGTATACGGTGCGAAGATCATCCTCTTCGCGCGGTATCTGCGATCCGCGGGAATTGACGGCAAGGGATGCGTATTGCGAAAGCGTTTCACGTTCCCGCGCTTCGAGCATTTCCCGGATATTCATGGGCCGATTGTATACCGGAGGCGGCTTTTTTCCAATACGGCATCTGCCGCTTACCGTATGACGATACTGTACGCCTCTCCATCGCGGGGATCGGGGATCACAACAGACACTGTGCCGTTCATTACCGCAACGACATGCGCTTTCGGTGACGGCGGTGCCGGTTGCGGCTGCAATCCCCTATCCGGAATACGGCTGATCAGAACGTTCACGGAAGCGGCCCCATAGGGAATATCATTAATGTCTATCGTCAGTGGTCCCGATCTTCCTTTTTGCCCATACCTTCCGGCGAGAACACGGATCTCTTTCCTGGCATCGTCACGGCTTGCGATAGCAATAGTCTGCGGCACCGCGCTCTCGGTAAGGATACGGATCCTGTTCATTTCGGCATATGCTTTATAGACCCAATAGATCGGACGAGTGGTGATATTATCATTCAGGAACATCCCTTCAAATCCGTTCCAGCAATCATTCCCAAGACCCCAGCAGGCGCGGTTGGCGTGATCCACCCCCGCTTTTTCGAGATAATAGAGATATCCGACACAATATCCCGGTATGAGATACTGCCCCTCCGGCGCGTATTCGTTGATGTGAATTTCCGGCGGTGCGGGATTGCAGAGCTTCGGATTGGTCTTGAAAAATGCGCGGATCTCATCCACATGCGCGGGAATGACCTCGGGGGTATCGAATTCGTGCCAGGCAAGCGCATCCAGCCGCAGATCATTGGAAGCGACATAGACAAGGAAGCGCGACAGGATCTTTATCCCATAGCCCAGAAAGCTCGGGGCAACGATCTTCACATTTGTCTGATACTGCCGCAGGGCATCATGGGTGATCTTGAACGTGTCATAGAACTGCTCAACAGGCATATCAAGTTTGCCTTGCCCGTAATTCGGTTCCGCGAACACGTCATAGTAATCGATGATGAAGTTCTTCTCCGCCCGTCCCTTGACAATGCCGTTCACCACCCCGAGCCACGATCTCTTGAATTGATCGTACGACTTGAAGCAATTCTTCTTTTTTGGTCCGCAGAAGGGACTTATCCTCACATCCCAGCCGTAATGCTCATTGAACACGTCTTGAATGTTGAATACGATCGCTGTTCCGAGCGTCTGGGGCAGTTTCGCCTCATCGACGACAAAGCCGTATACATTGTTGTCGAAATTGGCCAGCCGCCATGACGCGGGCTTGAGCGCGGTAACGAGTTCGATGGTCCGTGAATAGTCCCTGCCCTTTTCATACGTTACGCCGTGAACGAATCCCTGCCGCAGTTTCGCCGCCCCGATATCCCTTTTCGCATAGATGCAGATCTTCTGTCCGGTATCGTCGGTCTTCGTCCCCTGAGCGGCCGCCCCAACAACGAGTGAAAACAACAGTACTGCCGCAATGCAAGGATTGCACAGCGGATAGAAAACGCTTCTATTCATTTCATTTTACCTGTGCGTAGTATGCCTCACCATATGATGCCGGTAGGGAAAAGCTGATCCTCTTGTCCCCATCGGCTTTCACATCCTTCAGCGTTCTGCTTTCGCATTGCGGCACCGGTACCGTTCTGTTCTTATTGTTCGGTATCATATAGATATCGATCTGAACGGGCTTTCCCGCGTAGGGAAAATTCTCCAGCGAGACCATGACGTTCTGCCGCTCGGTTTTCGGAGAGTACGCGCCGATAAGAACCCTGATCTCGTTCTTATCATCATGCCTGCTCGCAAGCGCCACCGTCCTTCGTTCTTCGGATATCTTTTTTGTGATCAGCCGCAGTCCCCCGTCCATGTCGGCATAGTATCGGTTCACCCAATAGCGCGCTGTCGGTACGGCCGAATCAAAATCGAACATCCCGTTAAAGCCGTCCCAGCACGTTGAGCGTTGGCGGAACCCCACTTTCATTTCCCAGCAAGCCTTGGCTATGTAATCGATGCCAGCCTCTTCCATGTAGTACAGATATCCTGCTTCCCACCCCGGGATCAGATGATATCGGAACGAATACTCGTTCATGTGCAATTCCGGGGATCGCTCCTTGCGTAATCCGTTATCTTCCATGAGCTGCCGGATCTCGGCGGCCTTTTTCGGTATCCTATGGATATCCGGCTCATCATCCTCGCCCTCGAGATTATGCCAAGAGAATCCCCCCAGCCGGATGTCCATATCGGCGCAATACTTGATGAATTTCGTGAAGTACGCCTTGTCGTAAAAACCATAGTTCGGACCGAGCACTTTTGCTTTCGGGAAATGTCTCTGGACGGCATCATACCCTATCCTGAACAATTCCAGTTTCTGGTCATCGCTGACGTTCACCCATCCCCAGTTCGGTTCCGCAAGTATCTCGAAATAATCGAATCGCAGCCCGATGCCGGCGACTTCCGATAGATCCTTTTCGACCACCTGCGTGAACGCGTTCGTCAGATCGGCGAACGTGTTAAAGCACGACCGATCCTTCCTGCTCTTGTTCCGGCACGGCTGTTCAGGCGTGTTCAAAATTATCGGGAACCCCCACTGCATGTTGAACGCCGCCTGCAGGTTGTACTGCATTTTCGTTCCGAGGTTCTTTTGGAACCCTCCCTTTATCACGAAATCATGTACATTATTATTGAATGCCGCCATCGACCAATAGGCGGGTTTTGTAGCATACAGCAGCTGTATCTCCCGGGTATAATCCTTCTTCGGATCAAAGGTCACCCCGTGGACGAACCCGGAAAGCAGTTTTACCTTCCCCTTGTTCTTTGCACAATCTATGATGATCTCAGTGTCCGTGTCCGCCATAAGCGGCAGAACGGCAGCGGTGATCATGAAAAGGACGAATGATATCTTCATAACGATATCCTCCTCGAGTTCCTCACAATTTCACCCGGATGAGCGCCGTCACATCGTGCGAGAATCGATTCGACGGAAGCACTACATCCACGATGAGCGTGTAAAGAAGACCGAGGCTGAGGTTCTTGGTCAGCATAATGTCAACCGAAGCATTCACCGGAATGTTGAAGAATACCACTCTCGGCACTATTATCTGCAGATAACTGTAAAGCGTGAATTGCAGGTTCTCAAGCGGCTTATAGAGAACCGCCACCGATGCGATAATCCCCGGCGATGAAAGGTATGCCGGGCTCGAGCTGTACCAGGCATAGCCCCCCAATGCCCCGATATTCACCGTAAGCTCAGGAAAGATCTGCATCGGCATGATACAACCAGCGCCGGTGAAGAGCATATAATCGATATGCCGCTGCTCATTATAGCTCCCGGAGACGAACGCTTCCGCATAAAGGAAATCGAGTATGCGGTAATAGTAACGCGCATCGGCGACGCCGTCATTCCTCGATTTAACGATACCCGACTGCTGATAGCTGCATGATGCGAATGCTCCGAGTATATGTCCGTCGCTGTTGAAGAGGACACGGGTGCTGACACCGGCGCTGATAACGGGATAGGTGTTATAGAAAAAACCGAGCGACCCGTCGCCGTTGAACGAGAACCCGCTTTTCAGCCGGTAAAAATCGACCGTCTCGGGATGCAATACCTGTGCGGAAAGCGACAGGGGAATAAAGAACATAACGACAAGTACGGCCCTGATGCCTTGCCCTAAGAGACCTGCGATAGTCGTTCGATTGCACATATCTCCTCCTCATACCGCTGCGTACGGACGATAGCCATGATGGACCGCCATTATCGGCGATTGTACGGCGTGTTCCCGGCCGTGTCAAACGATCGAGATAGTAAGGTATGCCGCCCCGACGGGAAAGGGAATGTTCAATTGCGCATATAGTATGTCGAAATGACGCATCGATCAGGGTGCGAATTTCCTGCGGTACGTGATCGGTGATAGGTGCCGTATCCGTTTGAATACTTTTGAAAAGGCGAATTGATCGGAAAACCCGCATGCCGATGCTATTGCGCGAAGGGTATGTTCCGGATGTGTCTGTATCATCATTTCTGCGTTCGCAACACGCGTTCCAACGATAAAATCCTTCACGCGTTGTCCCACATGTTTCCGGAAAAGTCGACTGACCGTTGAGCGGCTCATGAAAAAACGATGCGCCAGCGTCTTAACGGAGATGTTCTCGGCGCAATTATCCGTTATATAAGCGAGCAGCTCCTCGACAACCGGCGAATGCACGACTCGGACGAGCTTTCTTGCGATAAGGTTCTCGATCAATACCGAATAGATGAATGCGAATTCCCGTTGCCACGCGGACGTTACGAGCGGCGCTGCGCGGAAGTAACGTATCGCTTTCGTCCGCACGTTCGGGCCGCATGCGGAAACGAGCGATCGCGGCGGACTGTCCGACGTCCGTACCTTACCCGCTTTGGCAAAACCGATGATACTGTTCTCACAATGGATCGGGACTACGAGTTCCTGCAATCCCGCGTGACAGCGATACCAGAGGGGAGCGCCGATACTTCGTGCTTTCTGCATATGATCGCGGTCGGACGCAAGACATGTCTTGCACCGCGATAATGTCCGGTGAACAAAGGTACAATACGGCGTCTGCGGTACGGGTGAGAACTTTGCAAGGGACATATCACGGCGGTATATACTGAGCGGAACGCCGGTTATCTCGGAAAAAGCACGCATTGTATCGATAGCCTCCGGATCGATGAGGACCTGCCTGGGGCGATTCGGCGGGGCGTGGTGCTTCATGCCCCAATAGTAGATCGGTTTTGCGGCATCGTCAAGGTTATCGATACGGGTTCTCCCGGCCGATGTTTGCGTTTCCCGCTACTTCTGCTATAATCGCTGTCCTATCGATCTCCCGGAGGGTAGTATGAAAAAAGCAATATCATCAGCGGTCATCGCAGCGGCAATTCTCGGAATGTTCGGTTGTGCGAAGCCGCGCGATGTAAAAGGTCTTGAAAGCGGTCTGCCGAACGACGCGGGAAAAGTGAAAGGCGATTTCGGCATGGAGCTTGTGGAGGGCGTTGTGTGCGCCGGCGTTGAGAAGCGTGCCCCGATCACACCCGGCACGTCGTATGCCCCGGGTGCGGATGGAACAGCGAAGGTGTTTTTCTTCACGCGTATCGCCTCCGAGGGCGTTACGAACGTCGTCTATCACCGCTATTCATATTATGTCCCGACGCTTTCCGGCCGCGGGATATGGAAAGAAAGCCATGTGACCGAACTTTCCGTGACAAAGTCGACCAATTACCCGACGTATTCATGGGCGCTCTCATCACCGGGGCTCTGGCGTGTCGACGCGCTCGGCGCGGACAGGAAGAGCATCATGAAGGGATTTGTTTTTGAGGTCGCCGGGGCGGCGAAGGAAGTGAAGAACCCCCTTGCCGGCACGGACAGCAAAGCGATAGTCTCCGTCGTCGATGCGGCGATCTGTGAGAACGTTGACAAACACGCAGCGGTGAATCCGGGCACCGAGTTCACCGCCGCCGAAGAGCCCAAGCGGATATGGTTCTGGGGAAAATTCAAGGCCCCGAGCGCTCCCGCAAAAGCGGTGATACGCTGGAGCAAGCTCACCGAATCGATAGACGGCGACAAGGATTTCGTCACCACGTATTACAGCCAGGTGGAGATAAAGAGCAAAGAGTGGACGACGTACTACTGGATAAACTGCACCGCGGGTGAATGGAAGGCCGATGTGCTCGCTGCGGATGAAAGCATTGTACGCTCGATCGAGTTCACCGTCAGCAAACAGCAATAAACGACAGCACACACAAGGGAATTGAGCCGATGACGATAACGCCTGAGATCATTCGAGAGCACAATATCACGGACGCCGAGTACGCGCTTATCAAGCAGCATCTCGGGCGCGAACCGAACATCAATGAACTGGGCGTGTTCAGCGTCATGTGGAGCGAACACTGCGGTTACAAGAACACGAAGCCACTCCTCAAGACGCTTCCCACCGAGGGCAAACAGATACTGCAGGGCCCCGGCGAGAATGCCGGCATCGTGGACATCGGCGGCGATGAGGCCATCGTCTTTAAGATCGAAAGCCACAATCACCCCTCCGCGGTGGAACCGTATCAGGGCGCCGCTACCGGCGTCGGCGGTATCCTTCGCGATATTTTCACCATGGGCGCGCGGCCCATCGCCATGTTGAATGCGCTGCGTTTCGGAACGCTCGACAATGAGCGCACGGTGCATCTTACCAAGGGTGTCGTCAAGGGCATCGGCGATTACGGCAATTGCGTGGGCATACCCACCATAGCCGGTGACGTGTACTTTGAAAAGACGTATCAGCAGAACATACTCGTCAACGCGATGTGCGTGGGTGTCATCAAAAAGGACCGCATCACAAAAGCGATAGCGAGCGGTATCGGCAATCTCGTCGTTTATTACGGCTCGACAACGGGCCGCGACGGCATACACGGCGCCACCTTCGCGAGCGAGGAGCTTTCCTCCGACGGCGAGGACAAACGCCCGTCGGTGCAGGTGGGCGACCCGTTCACCGAAAAGCTTCTCATGGAAGCCACGCTTGAGCTCATTGAAAAGAAGCTCCTTGTCGGCGTGCAGGATATGGGTGCCGCAGGGCTCACTTCGTCGTCATCGGAGATGGCATCGCGCGGCGGCGTGGGCATAGCCATGTCGCTCGATAATATACCCAAGCGTGCGGACGATCTTACGCCGTATGAAATGCTCCTCTCGGAATCGCAGGAGAGAATGCTTGCCGTCATTACGCCGGACAAACTTGAGGACATGAAAGCGGTGCTCGCGAAATGGGATCTGAACTGTGTCGTCATCGGAACAGTGGTGAACACCGATCGGCTCACGATAACCTACAAGGGTGAGCAGGTCGCCGATATTCCCGTGAAGGCGCTTACCGATAAGGTGCCGCAGTACACGCGCACCGGCGTCGTCCCCGAATACATCGCAGCAGCGCGGCAGATGAAGAAGCATAAAGCCGTACCGGCGAAGGATGCGCTCCTCGCACTCCTCGATTCGCCCAACATCGCGAGCAAGCGCTGGATATACGAACAGTACGATCATATGGTCGGCACCGACACCGTCATACGCCCCGGCGAGGCGGGTGCCGGCGTGCTCCGCCTCAAGGGTTCGCGCAAGGCGATAGCCACCTGCGTCGACGGCAACGGGCGGTACACGTATCTCAATCCGTACAAGGGCGGCAAGATCTGCGTTGCGGAAGCGTACCGCAATATCATCGCGGTGGGCGGCAAGCCCCTTGCGGTGACGAACAATCTCAATTTTGCCAATCCTGAGAAACCGGAGATATACTGGCAGCTTGAGCAGTCGATACGCGGCATGCGCGAGGCGTGCATCATACTCGAAACGCCGGTGACCGGCGGCAACTGCAGCATGTACAACGAGACCGGCGGATCACCGATATATCCCACGCCCGTCATCGGCATGGTGGGGCTTATCGACGATGTGTCCAATGCTCGTAAAGGATATTTCAGCCGCGAGAACGAATTCATCTATCTCCTCGGCGACACCCTCAATGAGATGGGCGCGAGCGAATACCTGTCCGTCGTGCATGATGAGATAGCCGGGGACACGCCCGAGATAGATCTCGCGCTCGAAAAAAAACACGGCGAAACGATGGCCGAGCTCATCAAATTCGGTCTTATCGGCAGCGCATCGGACATAAGCGAAGGCGGGCTTGCCGTTACGCTCGCGGAGATGTGCATCGCAAAAGGCCTCGGCTGCACGGTGACGTTCGATACCGGCATCCCCGCCGAAGCACTTCTTTTCGGGGAAACGCAGTCCCGCTATGTGTTCACCGCGTCACCGGAGAACATCAAAGCCGTCGAAGAGAAACTTCGTGCACGCACGGTGCGCTTTTATAAGCTCGGCAAGACCACCGCGGGACCGAACGCCCGGCTCATCATCAACGATGCGCTCTCCGTCGGGGTCGATGCGCTTTCCGGCGTCTATCGTACCGCGATAGAGAAGCGGCTCGGGGAATAAGCGCCCTATCCCTTCGACGCGATCTCCCGCATGAAGCCGGACGGCGAGACGCGGTAGAATTTCTTGAACGCCTTTGAGAACGTGAACTGGTCCGCGAACCCCAGGAGGCCCGCCACATCGCCGACCGAATGCCGCTGATCGGCAAGATATTCCCGCGCACGGTTCATCTTCAACCGCTCGATATAGCGCCGCGGGGTGATGCCTATCGTCTTCTTGAAATACGTCGAAAAATATTTGAGCGCCATGCCGGATGCCGACGCAAGCGCTTCCGATGCTATCGATCCATTGAGATGCGATGCGATGTAATTGATCGCGGGCTTTATCCGCTCAAGCGCCCTGCCTTCGGCGGACGTGGCATCGCTTCGCCGCGACAGGTTAAGCGAGGCGATGCGCGCGAAAAGTATGCTTATCGATGAGCGCAGAAGGAATGCGCCCATTGGCCGGGTGCTCCTTTCATCATCCCAGGCCTTCATGACCATGTGCGTTTCATCGGCGATGTCCGCACGGCGTACGGCCCCCGCCAGGTCGAGGTCATTGATGAAGCGGCGGCTTATCCCGAGCGAACAGTCGAAGTGGAAACAGAAGAACGACACCGGTGCATCCGACGAAGCGCGGTAGCGCACGCCGGGGGGCATGAGGAATACATCGCCGGCGGAAACAGCATCGGTACGCCCCGCTATCTCCGTATGGATAATGCCCTCATCGACGATCCATACATCGTAGTCCTTATGCGCGCGCTACTCATGCCATCCGCACGGGTGCGTATTCCGTGCGGCAAAGTGCATGGCAACGGCGATGTGCTCTGAAAGGTCGCTCAGGATATCGTTCATGCGCTTATTGTAACGGCAATCGAATGGCAGGGCAAGAGCGGTTCCCGTGTACTTTCTGACATGCAATACGAACGCAATGACATTCACTAATGCACCGTATCATGATATCATATCCTCACAAGGAGTTCCCATGAGAATAGGCATATGCGCAGGTATTGACGCCATAACGAAGGCACAGGCGGCCGGATTCGATTATATCGAACCCTCGGTGGTGTCGATCGCCGGTATGACGGAAGAACAATTCGCATCCGCATGTTCGCTTGCCGCATCGAGTTCCATCAGATGCGAAGCGTTCAATGTGCTCTTCCCCGGTGATATCAAGGTCGTCGGGCCTCAGGTGGACGCGGCGCGCATACAGGATCATCTGACGAAGTCCTTCGAGCGCATCGCGAAGCTCGGCGCTCAGATGGTCGTGTTCGGTTCGGGCGGGGCGCGGAAATGCCCGGACGGATGGGAAAAAGCGAG
This region of Spirochaetota bacterium genomic DNA includes:
- the purL gene encoding phosphoribosylformylglycinamidine synthase subunit PurL gives rise to the protein MTITPEIIREHNITDAEYALIKQHLGREPNINELGVFSVMWSEHCGYKNTKPLLKTLPTEGKQILQGPGENAGIVDIGGDEAIVFKIESHNHPSAVEPYQGAATGVGGILRDIFTMGARPIAMLNALRFGTLDNERTVHLTKGVVKGIGDYGNCVGIPTIAGDVYFEKTYQQNILVNAMCVGVIKKDRITKAIASGIGNLVVYYGSTTGRDGIHGATFASEELSSDGEDKRPSVQVGDPFTEKLLMEATLELIEKKLLVGVQDMGAAGLTSSSSEMASRGGVGIAMSLDNIPKRADDLTPYEMLLSESQERMLAVITPDKLEDMKAVLAKWDLNCVVIGTVVNTDRLTITYKGEQVADIPVKALTDKVPQYTRTGVVPEYIAAARQMKKHKAVPAKDALLALLDSPNIASKRWIYEQYDHMVGTDTVIRPGEAGAGVLRLKGSRKAIATCVDGNGRYTYLNPYKGGKICVAEAYRNIIAVGGKPLAVTNNLNFANPEKPEIYWQLEQSIRGMREACIILETPVTGGNCSMYNETGGSPIYPTPVIGMVGLIDDVSNARKGYFSRENEFIYLLGDTLNEMGASEYLSVVHDEIAGDTPEIDLALEKKHGETMAELIKFGLIGSASDISEGGLAVTLAEMCIAKGLGCTVTFDTGIPAEALLFGETQSRYVFTASPENIKAVEEKLRARTVRFYKLGKTTAGPNARLIINDALSVGVDALSGVYRTAIEKRLGE
- a CDS encoding deoxyguanosinetriphosphate triphosphohydrolase, with the translated sequence MNIREMLEARERETLSQYASLAVNSRGSQIPREEDDLRTVYMHDRDRIIHSEYFRRLKDKTQVILSAVDGAFRTRLTHTLEVTQLARTIARALRLNEDLTEAIALGHDLGHTPFGHAGEKAINRIIGGGFHHSKQSLRVVDMLERGEGLNLTEEVRDGILNHTKGKGRMIDESRYPLTTEAEIVRVCDSIAYVNHDIDDAIRYGILSGEELPASTKRVLGERYSERIDTMVRAVIIASMEKPHIAMAANIMDATEELRAFMFARVYESPQFLADVEVACGIVSDVFDYFRENPSMIVRHFRTDAASDDLAVRIIDCIAYQTDREMNVLHRKIRPVGVRDENEQTLPLA
- a CDS encoding PocR ligand-binding domain-containing protein; this translates as MKHHAPPNRPRQVLIDPEAIDTMRAFSEITGVPLSIYRRDMSLAKFSPVPQTPYCTFVHRTLSRCKTCLASDRDHMQKARSIGAPLWYRCHAGLQELVVPIHCENSIIGFAKAGKVRTSDSPPRSLVSACGPNVRTKAIRYFRAAPLVTSAWQREFAFIYSVLIENLIARKLVRVVHSPVVEELLAYITDNCAENISVKTLAHRFFMSRSTVSRLFRKHVGQRVKDFIVGTRVANAEMMIQTHPEHTLRAIASACGFSDQFAFSKVFKRIRHLSPITYRRKFAP
- a CDS encoding DUF4432 family protein; this encodes MLFQGKDHRRDELLRRVGDISQIAGVTAAELIDGPEKGVTALDVRAGALRFTVLPGRGMDIGYASYNGTPLSFISGTGFQHASFYEPEGLGWLRGFYSGLLTTCGLTYAGAPCTDGERTLGLHGRVSYTPARNVSYGGRWDGDEYIITVQGTMREVTLFGENVALTRTITARAGAASFSIHDAVENLGFADTEHMMLYHINIGFPV
- a CDS encoding AraC family transcriptional regulator, with translation MVMKAWDDERSTRPMGAFLLRSSISILFARIASLNLSRRSDATSAEGRALERIKPAINYIASHLNGSIASEALASASGMALKYFSTYFKKTIGITPRRYIERLKMNRAREYLADQRHSVGDVAGLLGFADQFTFSKAFKKFYRVSPSGFMREIASKG